TTGTCAATGCTGGTCTTGTTCCTCGTTTCATTGATATTAATATTGATACTTATACAATGGATCCTATGGATTTAAGGGATAAGATAGAGGATGTAAGCGCCGTTGTTGTGATACATACATTCGGACATCCTGCAGATATGGATAAAATCAGAGAAATAGCGAAAGATGTCCCAATTATTGAGGACTGCGCTCACTCATTATTGAGTGAGTATAAGGGTAAGAAAACAGGGACATTGGGTGATGCCTCCTTTTTCAGCCTTGCGAAATATATCTCTGCGGGAGATGGCGGGATGATTATATTGAACAATGGATTCAAAAATTTTGAAAACAGCTTGAATCGGGAAATATCTTTATTGGATGATCCTTCAAATTTTAAAGAACTCGCACATTCTATTTTCATGTATATGTATTCTTTTCTTTACCATAGACCTTGGTTTGGAATGTTCGCATTTCATATGGGATCCTTTGTGGAGAGAAAAGTTGATATTGCCCGCAAAAGAGTGTTCAGAGTATCAAAAATTGGAAGGAGCAATTTGAGCGTGTTTTTAAGGAAATTAAAAACTTTTAAGGAAAAGGTGGAACGGCAGAGGAGAAATTCTAGGATATTATTGGAGGAGTTAAAAGATACGAATCTGAAATTACCTTATGAGCGAAAGAATACATGGTGTAATTATTTTCTCTTTCCAATACTTTTTGAAAGTGGAGATGAGAGGGACTATGTTTATAAATATCTGAGAAAAGCGGGTGTGGATTCCGCAAAATTATACAGTACAACGCCGTATGTGGCGAAAAAATTATACGGATATAAAGGAGACTGTCCAAATACAGAGAAATTTGCGAGCAGGGTGATGACAATACCTAATCATTACACTCTTACTAAAAGAGAGTTGATAAAAATTGCCAATATTATTAAGAAAATTATGTTGAAATAAGATTTTAATAGATGTAGGGTATCTAAAACGAGTATAATAATTAGAGGGGAATGAAATTAAAATTTGCACGAAAAAGAGATTAGGTGAGACTGAGCTGATGGGTTTAAAGCATTATTGGGATCAAGTTGCCAGAAATTATGATTCTAGACATATGAAGTCCTGGACTGTGCACT
The nucleotide sequence above comes from Candidatus Desulfofervidus auxilii. Encoded proteins:
- a CDS encoding DegT/DnrJ/EryC1/StrS family aminotransferase — its product is MKPLESLFGKKKFLFTNYGRSSLYLILRALNLPKGAKIGVPLYSCTVVFDAIVNAGLVPRFIDINIDTYTMDPMDLRDKIEDVSAVVVIHTFGHPADMDKIREIAKDVPIIEDCAHSLLSEYKGKKTGTLGDASFFSLAKYISAGDGGMIILNNGFKNFENSLNREISLLDDPSNFKELAHSIFMYMYSFLYHRPWFGMFAFHMGSFVERKVDIARKRVFRVSKIGRSNLSVFLRKLKTFKEKVERQRRNSRILLEELKDTNLKLPYERKNTWCNYFLFPILFESGDERDYVYKYLRKAGVDSAKLYSTTPYVAKKLYGYKGDCPNTEKFASRVMTIPNHYTLTKRELIKIANIIKKIMLK